From the Bacteroidota bacterium genome, one window contains:
- a CDS encoding tetratricopeptide repeat protein, which translates to VEKYGMLHELTKETWLEGRGAPMSHADEARQLEEEAWPFKRPLFKPALIPTYPQGVELFWAEASNFIAYVAFISREASFVKVSVSASKEEHVPDEVALKELLATMSFLPELPQLTHDPYTEADRLMLLERDHEMALEYYKRVPADHPEYVKARRIIGYSILGNSMGKWDEAVPYVEEAYKLAPDDPKVAEDIGRVYLKVGREEEGIALLKQAGTPRANQVLESLGN; encoded by the coding sequence TGTAGAAAAATATGGCATGCTACACGAGCTTACAAAAGAGACATGGCTCGAAGGCCGAGGTGCTCCGATGTCGCATGCCGACGAAGCCCGACAGCTAGAGGAAGAAGCGTGGCCCTTTAAGCGGCCTCTCTTTAAACCAGCGCTGATCCCTACATATCCCCAAGGCGTTGAACTTTTTTGGGCGGAAGCTTCAAATTTTATTGCCTATGTGGCATTTATAAGTCGTGAAGCATCATTTGTAAAGGTTAGCGTATCTGCAAGTAAGGAGGAGCATGTCCCAGACGAGGTTGCCTTGAAAGAATTGCTGGCGACGATGTCTTTTCTACCAGAACTCCCGCAACTAACACACGATCCTTATACCGAAGCAGATCGTCTGATGTTACTAGAACGCGACCATGAAATGGCCCTCGAATACTACAAGCGCGTGCCGGCAGACCACCCCGAGTACGTCAAAGCAAGAAGAATCATTGGCTACTCGATTTTGGGCAACAGCATGGGCAAGTGGGACGAAGCGGTGCCCTATGTTGAAGAGGCATACAAGCTGGCGCCGGATGATCCCAAGGTCGCAGAAGATATTGGCAGGGTATACCTTAAGGTCGGGCGGGAAGAAGAAGGCATTGCGCTGTTGAAGCAAGCCGGCACACCGCGCGCGAATCAGGTGTTGGAGTCGTTGGGGA